A stretch of bacterium DNA encodes these proteins:
- a CDS encoding FlgD immunoglobulin-like domain containing protein — protein sequence MRIGVLPVVSVLLSAGCLASIASAQTNWARTYGGPDDDEGRSVQQSSDGGYIIAGLTASFGAGNYDVYLIKTNAQGDTLWTRTYGGTGDDEGYSVQQTSDGGYIIAGYTNTFGPGAPDYANVYLIKTDAHGDTLWTRAIGRLDDEVGNSVEQTSDGGYVIAGYTYSFGPGTPNSANVYLIKTNSSGDTLWTRALGGASTDVGNSVCQTADGGFIIAGSTGSFGAGGYDVYLVKTNGQGDTLWTRTYGGTSDDVGNSVQQTTDGGYIIGGGTSSFGPGTPTNSNVYLIKTNAQGDTLWTRVYGRAPGGYGSSVQQTADGGYIIVGATFSQYFVGPGDVYLVKTDSQGDTLWTRTYGGRGDNEGYSVRQAADGGYVVAGYTASAGAGSDDVFLIKTNGVLDVGPVAILSPPGIADSGSTYVPRAVVRNFGLTSGTLPVTMEIGSGYSQTVQETLVSVPQETLAFPAWTAGPVGSVPVTCYTSLAGDQKPANDTFRESIQVNGPPRHDVGAVAILAPPGLLRAGDTAMPKVRIKNFGTTAERLFGVQFRISTGYSRTVTVTQALSPDSTMDLTFSEWVAPPGQWVVSCSTMLASDVNRANDKVSSSVQTYPQSLQIGPDQSDQLQAGQGKTYRFYALVQGDTGGVVEVARPSASAGWNVWLRDAAGAKDLTDTDGDGIPDLGYVAPGESCWFSLDVTASSGLIGDTASLAQRTFLIAGRLGNDTLVADTAVLNLTLMPGFSIHNFPNPFSTSTSFVIGLPEAGKVSLTIYTRAGERVRRLMTNDQVPMTAGVHIVPWDGTNDDSRHVAPGTYEYVLDYEHSGKTDRIHKRLVMSSQ from the coding sequence ATGAGGATCGGCGTCTTGCCGGTGGTCAGCGTCTTGCTGTCCGCTGGCTGCCTTGCTTCGATTGCCTCTGCCCAGACGAACTGGGCGAGAACCTACGGCGGGCCAGATGACGACGAGGGCCGGTCTGTCCAGCAGTCTTCGGATGGCGGCTACATCATTGCGGGGCTGACTGCGTCCTTTGGTGCAGGGAATTATGATGTCTATCTCATCAAGACTAACGCTCAAGGCGATACGCTTTGGACCAGAACCTATGGCGGGACAGGCGATGACGAGGGCTACTCTGTCCAGCAGACTTCGGATGGCGGCTACATCATCGCGGGCTACACCAACACTTTTGGCCCGGGCGCGCCCGACTACGCCAATGTCTATCTCATCAAGACCGACGCTCATGGCGACACACTCTGGACTAGAGCTATTGGCAGGCTGGATGACGAAGTGGGCAACTCCGTCGAGCAGACTTCGGATGGCGGCTACGTCATTGCAGGCTACACCTACTCCTTCGGTCCCGGCACACCGAACAGCGCCAATGTCTATCTCATCAAGACAAATAGCTCAGGCGATACGCTCTGGACCCGAGCTTTGGGCGGGGCCAGCACCGATGTGGGGAACTCGGTTTGTCAGACTGCCGATGGCGGCTTCATCATCGCCGGCAGTACCGGCTCGTTTGGTGCAGGGGGGTATGACGTCTACCTTGTCAAGACCAACGGCCAAGGCGATACGCTCTGGACCAGAACTTATGGCGGGACAAGCGATGACGTGGGCAACTCAGTCCAACAGACTACTGACGGCGGCTATATCATCGGGGGCGGGACCTCTTCCTTCGGTCCGGGGACACCTACCAACTCTAATGTCTATCTCATCAAGACCAATGCTCAGGGCGATACTCTTTGGACCAGAGTGTATGGGAGAGCGCCCGGCGGGTACGGCTCCTCGGTCCAGCAGACTGCCGATGGTGGCTACATTATTGTCGGCGCGACCTTCTCCCAGTATTTTGTAGGACCCGGTGACGTCTATCTCGTCAAGACTGATTCTCAGGGCGACACGCTCTGGACCAGAACCTATGGCGGCAGGGGCGACAACGAAGGCTACTCGGTCCGGCAGGCCGCCGATGGCGGCTACGTCGTCGCGGGCTACACCGCCTCGGCCGGTGCAGGAAGCGATGACGTCTTTCTCATCAAGACCAACGGCGTTCTCGACGTCGGCCCGGTAGCCATTCTGTCGCCACCCGGAATCGCCGATTCAGGTAGCACGTATGTCCCGCGTGCTGTCGTCCGCAACTTCGGTCTGACTTCGGGTACACTCCCGGTGACGATGGAAATCGGCTCCGGTTATTCCCAAACTGTACAGGAGACGCTGGTCTCGGTGCCGCAGGAAACACTGGCGTTCCCTGCGTGGACTGCGGGTCCGGTCGGTTCAGTCCCGGTCACGTGTTACACGTCGCTGGCCGGTGACCAGAAACCGGCCAATGATACCTTCAGAGAGTCGATTCAGGTGAACGGCCCGCCGAGGCACGATGTCGGGGCGGTCGCGATTCTCGCGCCGCCTGGCTTGTTGCGCGCCGGCGACACCGCGATGCCGAAGGTGAGAATCAAGAACTTCGGAACCACTGCGGAGCGATTGTTCGGGGTGCAGTTCCGCATCAGTACGGGCTATAGCAGGACGGTGACTGTAACGCAGGCGCTCTCGCCTGACTCCACCATGGACCTGACGTTCTCAGAATGGGTAGCGCCGCCGGGTCAATGGGTGGTAAGTTGCTCGACGATGCTGGCGAGTGATGTGAACCGTGCCAACGACAAGGTCAGCTCTTCGGTGCAGACGTATCCGCAGTCGTTGCAGATAGGGCCGGACCAGTCGGACCAGCTCCAGGCCGGCCAAGGCAAGACCTATCGATTCTATGCTCTGGTTCAGGGAGACACTGGCGGAGTTGTCGAAGTGGCGCGGCCGTCCGCGTCGGCGGGTTGGAACGTCTGGCTCCGTGACGCGGCCGGCGCGAAGGACCTGACGGACACGGATGGTGACGGAATACCTGACCTTGGCTACGTCGCCCCAGGCGAGTCATGCTGGTTCTCGCTCGATGTGACGGCGTCTTCTGGTTTGATAGGCGATACGGCGTCGCTTGCTCAACGGACGTTCCTGATAGCCGGGCGCCTGGGCAATGACACGCTGGTTGCGGACACAGCCGTCTTGAACCTGACCCTAATGCCGGGCTTCTCCATCCACAACTTCCCGAATCCATTCAGCACTAGCACCTCGTTTGTCATCGGCCTGCCCGAAGCCGGCAAGGTGAGCCTGACCATCTACACCCGTGCCGGGGAGAGAGTACGTAGACTAATGACCAATGACCAAGTGCCAATGACCGCCGGTGTCCACATCGTACCTTGGGATGGAACCAATGACGATAGCCGTCATGTCGCGCCGGGCACCTACGAGTACGTGCTCGACTATGAGCACTCAGGCAAGACCGACCGCATCCACAAGCGACTGGTAATGTCGAGCCAGTAG
- a CDS encoding DJ-1/PfpI family protein has protein sequence MHRAPGYIIFVLVLAGTALAPPVPIPLSQQPVPTGTSARTVLIFLPQQLFSGEEFEPALAQLTRAGLQTRIAAMNTGIASSLDQVLVNTDITLRDAGVSDYAGLVLVGGSGAALYWDDSLVQAKCREFADNGKVVAAIGIAPVTLARAGVLKGHTAAVFHDRDAINWLKQGGARFSFKNLVIDRNIITAATDDQARAFGKAVASAVLETR, from the coding sequence ATGCACAGAGCACCCGGTTACATTATCTTTGTACTGGTTCTGGCGGGAACAGCCCTCGCTCCACCGGTGCCGATTCCCCTGTCTCAGCAGCCCGTGCCGACCGGGACTTCGGCCCGTACCGTGCTGATATTCCTTCCCCAGCAGTTGTTCTCGGGCGAGGAGTTTGAGCCGGCGCTGGCGCAGCTTACGCGGGCCGGATTGCAGACCCGGATTGCCGCAATGAACACGGGCATAGCTTCGAGCCTGGACCAGGTGCTGGTGAACACCGACATCACCCTGCGTGACGCAGGCGTGTCGGATTATGCCGGGCTCGTGCTCGTCGGCGGGTCCGGGGCCGCGCTCTACTGGGACGATTCGCTGGTTCAGGCCAAGTGCCGCGAGTTCGCGGATAATGGCAAGGTCGTTGCCGCCATCGGCATCGCGCCGGTGACGCTGGCCCGCGCTGGAGTGCTGAAGGGCCACACGGCGGCCGTGTTTCACGACCGTGACGCCATCAACTGGTTGAAGCAGGGCGGTGCGAGGTTCAGCTTCAAGAACCTGGTGATCGACCGCAATATCATCACCGCGGCCACTGACGACCAGGCGCGCGCCTTCGGCAAAGCCGTGGCCTCGGCGGTGCTTGAGACCAGGTGA
- a CDS encoding YicC/YloC family endoribonuclease: protein MVKSMTGVGRAEAILPPWGSKIVVDIRSVNHKYLELVAKLPPQIAAYEGEVRDMVRRRVRRGYIQLQVSLDESAEAPTLALDRRMVRDYLRLSRELQTKYRIPGEVDINTVLAYPGIVAPQKADADHGRLWIKCRAVIAQALNRLVKMQQTEGAALISDLKKRVTKIRSAVRAIEQRVPERLKERRANLIAQLKDLNVESDSKRILEEVAFISEKVDIHEECVRLKSHCSLFLGALSSSAASGKKLDFIAQEMLRETDTLAAKARDMIISRRAIEIKGEIEKLKEQVRNVE, encoded by the coding sequence GTGGTTAAGAGCATGACCGGCGTAGGCCGGGCCGAAGCGATTCTGCCGCCGTGGGGCTCGAAGATTGTCGTTGACATCCGCTCGGTCAACCACAAGTATCTGGAGCTGGTGGCCAAGCTGCCGCCCCAGATTGCCGCATATGAAGGCGAGGTCCGCGACATGGTCCGTCGCCGCGTGCGCCGCGGCTACATTCAGTTGCAGGTTTCGCTCGACGAGAGCGCCGAAGCTCCGACCCTCGCGCTCGACCGCCGTATGGTGCGCGACTATCTCCGTTTGTCGCGCGAGCTGCAGACGAAGTACCGGATTCCGGGCGAGGTCGACATCAACACCGTGCTCGCCTATCCCGGCATCGTCGCTCCGCAGAAGGCCGACGCCGACCACGGCAGGCTCTGGATCAAATGTCGCGCCGTCATCGCCCAAGCTCTGAACCGGCTGGTGAAGATGCAGCAGACCGAGGGCGCGGCGCTGATCAGCGACCTGAAGAAGCGCGTTACCAAGATACGGAGCGCGGTCCGCGCCATCGAGCAGCGCGTGCCGGAACGCCTGAAAGAACGACGCGCTAACCTCATCGCCCAGCTCAAGGACTTGAACGTCGAGTCCGACTCCAAGCGCATCCTCGAAGAAGTCGCCTTCATCAGCGAGAAAGTCGACATCCACGAAGAGTGCGTGCGCCTGAAGAGCCACTGCTCGTTGTTCCTCGGCGCGCTCAGCTCGTCAGCGGCGTCAGGCAAGAAGCTCGACTTCATTGCGCAGGAGATGCTGCGTGAGACCGACACCCTCGCGGCCAAGGCCCGCGACATGATCATCTCGCGCCGGGCAATCGAGATAAAGGGCGAGATCGAGAAGCTGAAGGAACAAGTGCGGAATGTCGAATAG
- the gmk gene encoding guanylate kinase yields the protein MLSSPSGAGKTSISREVERRDPDVFYSVSATTRPKRDGEVHGRSYFFYSKKQFQRLEARGGMIESASVYDHRYGTPKAPVLRNFHEGRDVVADLDIQGMRSCRKALPGMVSIFITAPDSAELGRRLRNRGTDSTEAVKRREADREMELAAIPEFDYLVVNDRLQQAVDDVMAIIRAERLRTSRMSPTAPQSLTPNSQSLDRRRPRK from the coding sequence GTGCTCTCTTCGCCGTCCGGCGCGGGCAAGACGTCAATCAGCCGCGAGGTGGAACGTCGCGACCCGGACGTCTTCTACTCGGTATCGGCCACGACTCGGCCGAAGCGGGATGGCGAAGTCCACGGCCGCAGCTACTTCTTCTATTCGAAGAAGCAGTTCCAGCGGCTGGAAGCGAGAGGTGGCATGATCGAGAGTGCCAGTGTCTACGACCACCGGTATGGCACTCCGAAGGCGCCGGTCCTGCGCAATTTCCACGAAGGCCGCGACGTGGTTGCCGACCTCGATATCCAGGGGATGCGCTCGTGCCGGAAGGCGCTGCCCGGCATGGTCAGCATCTTCATCACTGCTCCCGACTCGGCCGAGCTCGGCCGGCGGCTCCGCAACCGCGGCACCGATTCGACCGAGGCCGTGAAGCGGCGGGAGGCCGACCGCGAGATGGAGCTGGCCGCAATCCCCGAGTTCGATTATCTGGTGGTCAACGACCGGCTGCAGCAGGCGGTCGACGACGTGATGGCGATTATCCGGGCCGAGAGGCTGCGGACATCGCGAATGAGTCCGACCGCACCCCAATCCCTAACCCCTAACTCCCAGTCCCTAGATCGAAGGAGGCCACGGAAATGA